The following are encoded in a window of Impatiens glandulifera chromosome 5, dImpGla2.1, whole genome shotgun sequence genomic DNA:
- the LOC124939240 gene encoding uncharacterized protein LOC124939240, with product MQETVGDDEKVNDGTDGKDDVMEDNEKVEDEKKEDVEKVEDAQKVETIEKGDDDEKMDEDKVENDEKVDDEEKVEDERKDNDEKVDDDEKVEDAKVEDVKIEVEAKLEDGEKLDGVARVDDVEVDLKLKDLKVKVKDEKTVGDVKANDDNDDNDDFQLYNTPPKGNYGRRVRKPKKDDSYTNPSLSKMPKTKDPMKVNHLQKFDDELLHKVKAWLDDRKTDNSTTDLHTVQAKKEVLVRVVTRLTWIEDEEIDAFCHLLRKRISCYPKTYKNTHAAIGDCVLSDRIRRLHRDFIKDPAKFPVDEFKDYYMGAPHRYMPEWSTIDDVYMPVNINQKHWILCVARLQKYRIDVYDCDAYLYKNLDPYLKPFCDMIPYIFAKTITPGERVRYPNFNFEGPLQPMTYKRFPHPKVKTAAAKVGEVPRATESGDCGVFTLMYMEHLTANQPVHNVTSENMGFFRQKMAVRLFHQIMEP from the exons ATGCAGGAGACTGTGggggatgatgagaaggtgaATGATGGGACTGATGGGAAAGACGATGTAATGGAGGacaatgagaaggtggaggatgaaaaAAAAGAGGACgttgagaaggtggaggacgcACAGAAGGTGGAGACCATTGAGAAGGGGGATGATGATGAAAAGATGGATGAGGATAAGGTGGAGAACGATGAGAAGGTCGATgatgaagagaaggtggaggatgaaagAAAAGACAACGATGAGAAGgtagatgatgatgagaaggtggaggatgcgAAGGTGGAGGACGTAAAGATAGAGGTTGAGGCTAAATTGGAGGACGGTGAGAAGCTGGATGGTGTGGCTAGGGTGGATGATGTGGAGGTTGATCTGAAACTGAAGGATTtgaaagtgaaggtgaaggatgagaAGACTGTGGGGGATGTGAAGGCaaatgatgacaatgatgacAATGACGATTTCCAGTTATACAATACTCCTCCTAAAGGAAATTATGGGAGGAGAGTGAGGAAGCCGAAAAAAGATGACTCGTACACCAACCCTTCCTTGTCAAAAATGCCCAAGACAAAGGATCCTATGAAAGTGAAtcaccttcaaaaatttgatgatgagctacTTCATAAAGTAAAGGCGTGGTTGGATGATCGAAAAACCGATAATTCGACAACGGATTTACATACggttcaagcaaagaaggaagTGTTGGTTAGAGTTGTAACAAGGCTTACATGGATTGAAGACGAG GAAATCGATGCATTCTGCCATCTTCTGCGGAAAAGGATTTCCTGctatcccaagacatataaaaatACACATGCGGCAATTGGGGATTGCGTATTGTCGGATAGAATCAGGCGACTGCACAGGGATTTTATTAAGGATCCTGCCAAATTTCCAGTCGACGAATTCAAAGACTATTATATGGGCGCACCACATAGATATATGCCAGAGTGGTCAACAATTGACGACGTCTACATGCCAGTGAACATTAACCAGAAACACTGGATTTTATGTGTAGCACGTCTTCAAAAGTACCGCATTGACGTGTACGACTGTGACGCCTATCTTTATAAGAATCTGGATCCTTATTTGAAACCCTTCTGCGACATGATTCCATATATATTCGCCAAAACAATCACTCCCGGTGAGAGGGTAAGGTATCCTAATTTCAACTTCGAAGGCCCCCTCCAACCAATGACATACAAACGGTTTCCACACCCCAAAGTGAAAACCGCTGCTGCTAAGGTTGGAGAAGTCCCGCGGGCAACAGAGAGCGGGGACTGTGGGGTCTTCACGCTAATGTACATGGAACACTTGACCGCTAATCAACCCGTGCATAATGTGACCTCAGAAAATATGGGATTTTTTAGGCAGAAGATGGCGGTCCGGTTATTCCATCAGATTATGGaaccttaa
- the LOC124940392 gene encoding uncharacterized protein LOC124940392, translating to MSFIKLVVFLFLPSLSTLPAAEAFRRPGFLYTRNRGLCTPQFWSSRRDEWPKMVRPEATVSNVFGSMTFERYRYDLTLMEAAERNDDVENTFVRLLKESTAALLNSYARKSFPLSPWEVKTSLIQALVSQESAAHQAQLFSLANQSCN from the exons atgAGTTTCATTAAACTTGTTGTGTTTCTCTTCCTTCCTAGTTTATCAACTCTGCCGGCGGCTGAAGCTTTCCGGCGACCTGGGTTTCTTTACACCAGAAACAGAGGTCTCTGCACCCCACA GTTCTGGAGTAGCCGAAGGGATGAGTGGCCGAAGATGGTCCGACCGGAGGCGACGGTTTCGAATGTGTTTGGGTCAATGACATTCGAACGATATCGGTACGATTTGACTCTAATGGAGGCTGCGGAGAGAAATGATGATGTGGAGAATACATTCGTTAGGTTATTGAAAGAATCGACGGCCGCCCTTCTCAATTCCTATGCTCGGAAAAGCTTCCCTCTTTCGCCATGGGAGGTCAAGACGTCACTCATTCAAGCTTTGGTTTCTCAAGAATCAGCAGCCCATCAGGCCCAACTGTTTTCTTTGGCTAATCAATCATGCAATTAG